In the genome of Longimicrobiales bacterium, the window GTGTCAGAAACTTGTCAGAAATGCGTGGGCGTGAGTCAGCGACCGGTCAGGACGCAGGTACGCACCGCGCCCCGACCGCCAGCGCCAGCGGTCGGTAGGAACAGGAGATGACGGTCCGAAGCTGCCTACTGCTTGAGCCGGTAGCCCGACTTCCGGACCGTGATAATGTGCCGCGGCTCGGAGGGATCGTCCTCCAGCTTGCGGCGCAACTCCATTATGTGTGTGTCGATGGTGCGGCTCATGATCGCGCCGCGATGACCCCAGATCTCCCGCAGCAGGTCCATGCGGGAAACGACAGCGCCATGCCGGCGCAACAGGGCCAGGAGGAGGGAGAATTCCCGATGCGTGACGGGAATGGGAGAGCCCGCCCGGCTTACCGACTGCGCGGCGACGTCCACCTCGACGTCGCCGAAAGTATAGATCTCACGCTCCGGCTGCGCCGTAGCCGTCTGACCGCGCCGCAGCAGCGCCTCGACGCGCGCGAGCAGCTCGAGCAGGCTGAACGGCTTCGTGACGAAGTCGTCGGCGCCCAGGCGAAAGCCGCGCACCTTGTCCGCTTCTTCGCCACGCGCGGACAGGATCAGGACCGGCGTCTGGTCGCCGTTCTCGCGCAGCGTCTTGAGCACACGGTAGCCGTCCAGGCCCGGCATCATCAAATCGAGGATGACCAGGTCCGGCTCCAGCTCCCGGATCAGGCGAAGCGCCTCGTGCCCGTCCTGCGCAACCTCGACCGAGTAACCTTCGATCTCGAGGTTGTTGCGCAGCCCGAACGCCAGATCCGCATTGTCTTCTACGATGAGTATGCTGTGCTGCATCCGCTCCGGCACCGCGGTTAGGCGACGGCCCAGTCTCTGGCCGACTCCGCACCGCGAACGTAGGCGCCGGGGAACTCCGCGACAACCCGTGCACCGCCACCGGGCGCTTCCTCGATCCAGGTGCGGCCCCCGTGCATGCGCACCAGCTCCCGGACGACCGAAAGCCCGATGCCACTGCCGGTGACCGACTTCTCGAGATCGCGCGACAGTCGCTGGAACGACTCGAAGACGCGTTCGCGCTCCGGCTCCGGAACGCCCGGCCCCTCGTCATCCACCCACACCCGCGCCGCGTCGTCGAACAGCGCTGTACCGATCGTGACGCGCTGTCCCGCAGGACCGTACTTGAGCGCGTTGTCGACCAGGTTGACCATGATCTGCCGCAGCGCGTCGCGGTCGACGGGGACGACGATGTCCTCCTGCAGCTCGAGGCGCACGTCCGCCGACTGCGCCTGGCGAAGCTCCGCAAAGCTGTCCGCGATGCGCTGCACCTCTTCCGCGAACGACGTCGGCTGCGGCGTCACGCGCATGC includes:
- a CDS encoding response regulator transcription factor gives rise to the protein MQHSILIVEDNADLAFGLRNNLEIEGYSVEVAQDGHEALRLIRELEPDLVILDLMMPGLDGYRVLKTLRENGDQTPVLILSARGEEADKVRGFRLGADDFVTKPFSLLELLARVEALLRRGQTATAQPEREIYTFGDVEVDVAAQSVSRAGSPIPVTHREFSLLLALLRRHGAVVSRMDLLREIWGHRGAIMSRTIDTHIMELRRKLEDDPSEPRHIITVRKSGYRLKQ